TGGGGGTAATTGAAATGCTGTGCTACAGGTGTACCATTTATGATTGAAGGGAATGATGGTGACAGCAGAATAAATTGTTGAAGTTTAGTTTGCTGAGTACCCTGCAGTGAAGCATAATGTTAAATCACCATAATTAAACTATTTATTTTGCCACATTAATGAAAAATTGATACTGAACTTTAAAAAGATGAAAATGACAAACTTGTATATTGTGCTATATCCCAGTATGTGAACTCAAAACACTCAAGTGGAGGATGTTATTATACCAACTGAGATGTATTCACAAATAGAGTGCAGTGATTCAGATGAAGAAGTTAAATGGCAGGAAATGGAAGCTTAGTGCTGCTGTATATGTGGTATTGGTTTGCATACTAGGGACATGTCTATGTAATCGTTTTATAGGGTTCGTCTTCAAATTTGTTAAAGAGAGCATTCAGAGCAGTGGTTGGCAAGTGTACATAGAAATATGTTCTACTGCACCAATTCTGTGAATTGAAAATTTTTGTCCTTTTGTTGCACCGTCTGTCTACTTGAATGCCTGCTGGGTTTTCTGTCATTTGTTAAAACATCTTTTCccctttgttttctttcttccgACTTCCTTCGTTTAATCCTGCCTTTCAATTTACCATTATGTCCCGCAGAATTAAATTGCTCGCGAAATTAACTTGTTTTacagtatttgttttattgttaATTGTAGTACATTTGGAAAATACACTTGATACAATTTGCTGTGAAATCAGTCTAATGTTGCTTGGGGAAAAAAGGTGCTAAAATTTCCGAAACCGATTGTCTATAAGTTAGTAATCATATGTGTTCAAGTttcatggggtttgcatcaaaatgtagcattttaaaaagttgaaatttgatatttttgacattaggCTTTAACATTTTTCTTGATAGTTACATATGGAATTCTCACTATGTCATCATTCTTTTCTGTTTTAGAATTAGCTCTAGGAAGTATTCAAATGGATCCTGTTATTTCTTGCATCTGAATTGGGCCAATCcttttaaagtccacactccccctgtgcaagatttggggaaatatcttccatgggagatttcaaatggaattggcttattagctaactctatttgaaattgaaactcacccatcctctgtggaagattcaggatgaatctttctcagagagtgtatggaattcaaatggagctgcctaatgtgttcatttcattcgAAACTTAgtctctccctgtggaagatatatccaGTGTTCGATAATCAGCTTAGGAAGtttaggtgccgaattttgaaccacattcggtctgcaacactgcagttgcataacatttttttaagcattgagtactgggattgagtaatctgtgagaagataagaaaatacaaaaaatcgataaaatatggtgaaaacaaactgctactcaaaattttggaattgctactcaaatctgaaagtgagtagcaatttttgctacacaaaaaaatagatgaaaatcgaacactggaTATAtctaaattcttccacagggagtgtggattttaaatgcaacAACCCATTTGATTTAGTATGTTAGCTTTATACTAGTTTTTGACAGCGATGATGTGATGCAAAGCCTTTATAAATTTATCTGACATTTTCAACTCAACACATATCAACATTGGTGTATTTGTAATGGTATATTATTCGAGTGTTATGCAAGCGAGAGTATAAGATACATTATTTGAGGGGCACGTTTGTTTTATGAAATAGAAGCAGCGTTTTATTGTGTAGCTGctagcactatggaccacaatagcctcatcccaatggcatagttcaataacctcaattaaacaatcagagtgcaaaatttgacctcatgttgtcgagtatgagtttttgtactcaaatttacaaaggtcattcaatgatatgtgcaaatgtattggggttatagaactgtgcccctgatagattagcatattgtggatcctagtgtagccTGATGTACACATTTCACCAGTTATGTGTCAGAGTGTTTAATTGCTTCCTATTGTGtgcttgttatcaaaatatttttgcagcatATTGATCCCACAAGTTGACACCTCAACAAATGTCAAAGTAtgcattaaccccctgagcactacctgccgatctaatattaatacctctgattggtcaattacatgatatcttcatttaaatcaccaattagaatggagctttgcaaataattcacccccatttttttgtgtggtgaaattattctaacaatgttcctgataatgaaaacttctttttggccaatcggcaggtagttcgaTGGGGTTAAACTGACGTTCTTGGGAATTGTTTCAGTATTTTATGTATTGTAACCCATGTCTTGTTACTTAATCCAGGCCTAATATAAATTACCTTTTGTTTCTTGTACAGCTTTCAATACCCAGAGATGGAGGCATTATCGGAAATTTTCACAAATGTTGTGGAACATTTTGCGTAAGTATGAAACTTAGAGATTTGcatcattattttgtattataatgATACATTTGATATAAAGAGAATTCAAAATGACGTATGTGTAAACCTACATAAGCCGGCCATTAGGAGGTATTAATGCCACCAAGTCTGAGTCAAAAGTGAAGCAAAATGGGTGAAAGCCCTAAAATATTCTTACTTTAGGTTGTCAGTTATTGTGTGTTTATAATGGCTAAACTGAATATTGCAATTTGCATGTTTGGTTTAAAAAATGTCTACAAAATTGTCTCAGATCGTGAGAAAACTCAGAAATGAACTATGCTTCAATTTGTCATTTGACTGGAGACAAAATGTATTCAAAAGGTGTACCAAATTGTCTgagatctgaaatatccaaagaAAAAATAAACCTGCTATAATTTGTTTGAGTTAATATCAATATAGATTGAAGATACCTTTCGTTGCAAAGTATTGTTTATTATGCCCagagaaaatattttatttttgtgcAAAACTGTTTAATAACATGTTGTCTCAAATCTGagaaaactaataaaaaaaatactatgtTATAATGTGTTTTTATAATGTGTTTGTAGATTGAAGAAGTTCATCGGATTTGGAATGGGAGCTGGAGCTAACCTATTAGCAAGATATGAGGTAAGGTCATGAAGAAGTAAATTTATGTAGatgcaagggcttaggcagccacgCCATCCAGCCGTGTAGCTGTAGGGAGTGTTTTtatacacacccaaatttgtaaatacacacccagtttttgcccacatggcctaaaTTTACTAAGCTAGGTTTTTGAATTTATACACCCAAACCTCAAATCCTGCCTGAGACCCTGTCAGTATATGCAAACACCCACAACCGCAGATGTTGACCCACACTATTGAGTTTATACTCTATTAAATAACTCAACTGCAGTCCCTAACAGGGGGTCATTGCTTACACTGCTTTTAAATGCTGCTTATGCTTTAGAGCCACCGTCCAGGAGCCACTGTTCTGCAGTTGCTGTGTGTAAGCAGTTACACAGGTTTCTCTGTGTCCTTGTTTGCCGGTATTTACAAAAACACCACACACACTCACTTTCGCACACATATTCTTCTTCATTGCATATCTGCTTATCAATTTGTCAGTCATGCACACACCAACCCACCCCCCACCCACACAACCCTACTTGTATTTGCCAATCAAGgggtatcatatactggactgtgCAAACACGGACATGTTTTTTCTGCTTTTCTGTGCCTAACTGGGGACGTTGACCCGTTTTacacaattttgcacaattttttttattttaacctATCAGCCAGGGACTGATTTTTCTATCAGCAATTGAAGATGCACtctaaaatgcatttttaggTAGTTTGCAGTCAGTTGCATATATCTCAGCTAACCAGGGATAGTCCCCGGTTGCAGTAACGTCCAGGCTTGGAATGTAATGTAATTTTAACGTTCGCTCCCCTACTTCTAAAGACCTGCAAACAAAGACCTACAACTTTTTCCTGTCTAACCGAGGACCTTTTTTCTGATGTCCTCGGCATCGGTTGCTGGGTGTCCTCGTTTACTCGCTTATTTTCAGGTGTGCATTCTCATTTGCAGGTTTTTACAAATACCTGCACCCCTACAGACACACAAAATGTGCACACGTACACCCCAAATCCTCTCTCTCTGTCTTGCTTTCTCTCCCAATTGTgagaatgagaaaaaaaataatcATTCAGTGATATCAGATTTTAATTTTGGTTGACTCGAGGGGAATATTGATAAAGCATTTGTAACAATAGATTGTGTAAATGCCAGAAAATTGGAAATTGGAGCATTTCTTCAGTTTTTACCATACAAATCAATCATAGCTCTCTGTGCTTTCATAATAGTTTGAAGGCATGTAGTTCCCAAATATCTTCGATCTTCTTTCTTCAATCATACTCTACATAAGCCTGTATTTAAGTCTGAGCTCTAAATACATATATTCGGTTTTGTTACATGTTATTGATTCTGCCTGAGGTCTTCCCACTTCTTGAATTTATAAGTTGTAATATGTATGTCAAAGTACATGCGACTTGAAAATAGCTTGGCAacttgatatcaaacaatttgacaTAATATGTGTGTCACCAAATGACAAATCATAAAATGCAAGCTATGTTTTAtcagacaaaaaaaaagaaaagtgttTTTGACTCTTGCTGAGAAAGTCTTTCCAGGTGAAAAGATCCAAAACTCAAGTTTATGAGGATCTGCATGCTACCATGACTATTTCAATTACATGAAAATGATATCTCTGTGTTACTATAGCCAAAATtcttaattctcgatcatgagagccaacttgggtacagTTATTTGcatcgagcgtactacgcaaataccggcgcttacggcacaaacacagcttttgagaattgaccaatcacacggtcatTGCTAGaatgctaggcaaggtcaaggttcggtcatgcaggtcgcgcgatcatgttattctatgaaaagtacgctgacgcagaaggtacatcctctcatgatcgagaatttattattttggctatagttcgGGAGAGAAATGTTATCTCATTTAAAGGGTGATCCACATGTGTATTGTGATATTAGTactaactagatttcgcggttctcgggttgggcggttctcgtgataggcctatctctaattacccaacacccattACCCATATACCTACAAACCCCGTAGCCGTGAACCGTCCATGTTCTTTTTTGTCCtccatttctttttcctttccgttttatcatgtccactggtctctgggaCGTAAGTATGTGGCTCTGCGTCGTTTACTCGCGCGATGGCGTAGTGCGAATTACACACGCGGCGAGTACGCGCATGATGGCGTAGTGCGAATTACACACGCGCCGCCGACGCGCGCGTccgcgcggacagacggacaaactctctatcATTAGTATTAAGATGGGCACATTAAGTGTGAATTatggatgaggctgttgattggGACACACTCTTTTAAGAGTAAGGGTTGGGTTAAAGCACAGATCCTGGATCTGAATTTAAGTTACGAGTAGGTCATCAATTACTGTGTAAAGGGTATAGTAAAATCATTGTTgagcaaccatccctcaaccATGGAGGCGTCCGGGCATAATTTCTCATGGCGGGACATAATGATAAAGGACATTCCTGGCCGATTATCATTTATACCGGCAGTtaccggtactcaaggtcatttgcatcacaacccaggtgaagactgaaggtttcagccGCAAtgttgggttattccttcatgtaatctTACACAAAGGGTTtgcttaggtttaggattagccTACACAAAATAATAGCTTGAAGGATTGACCCAGCATGCCATTGGTTCTTCTGTCAAAAATGattgatattaatttattttattgtattttcaccaGCTGAATCATCATGAATATGTGGAGGGTCTTGTATTGGTCAACTGTGTATCCACTCAATCAACATGGACAGAATGGGCCCAGCAAAAAGTAAGTTATATATTTCATGTGTTGTTGTAATCCTTTTATACATTGTTATTTTTAAGTTGTAGTTTTTAAGCAATGTCATGGTTTTACGAAATCAATTGTTATTCTTTAAAATGTCATGGCACATAAATTGTTTTTGTACATAATCTGTGCCACAGAATATATGTGATCAATACTGTCTTTTCCATTGTTatgctttcattttatttgatcaATTCAAATTCACATTTGATAAAAGTTTATTATTCATAGTCACAATTCTAAGGTATTCGCGATTTGATTGCATCTACATTAAAGCCAAGATAAAGAAGAATTGGTTGGTTTACCTCCACAACTTTAGTGGGGTATGTGTACATTGTAGACATGTGGAAAACTTTTCATTTTTAGAAAATTGCATAATAAACTTACCAATGAAAACTAATAAGATGTGAATGGGGATATTTCACTACTATACACATTCAGTCATTTTAATATTAAACCAGTTTAGAAGTATGAACTGTTTTAAAAGCCTTAAATCATAATTAAAAACTGCAACCATTCTGGAAAAAGAAACTGTGTTTAAGCGATttcaaaattagggtaggtattttttgtacagaaaataactttttttttccattttgaaatttaacaactAAACATTTTTTTCTAACTGGACAAAATGGAATTGTTCTTAGTAACAAGGTGATACTaatgacatttttgtttttgtagcTTTCCAACTTTTATCTTAGAGGTAGAGGCATGACCAGCTATACACAAGAATATCTGCTCTGGCACTACTTTGGAAGAGTAAGTTTTTATTGTTCTACTGTTTTTagattattttagtttttaattaGTATTTATGCTAATATTGCATATGAATAAGAGACCATAATTTTATGTGCACCAATGATGACAACAAATAAAGAACCCCATGtaatgaaaatatatattataccataaaaacttgatagttagcatatgtgcttactatcgagcgcttttgaaacatgcaaacatgaagagccccatatATACCTTATAATAAGGAAAGGCTGTCATATGCTGAAAatcccaaaggtctagcatacttggttctaaagttatgaagttttgtgatgtccactttcttatgtattttattgtgtttttactccatatttttgcctttatctcaatttccaatttgccacctttggccctcatggaccagattgtgtcacataaagTCATCTTTTAATTTTTCAGATAGCAATTTTGTAAACTAAAATTGAAGCCAAGTTCCCTCTTGAGAACAAGAACTTATAGCTTTATCCTCATGCTTTGCCTTTCCCTGTCATGCCATTTCTGAATGTGATATTGCTATAGAAAAGGTTAAACTATAAACCAAAATCCCACACTTAATAACAAGTTGCCATGTTTTTCCACGTTACTCATGATGAGTCtcgcaaaatttgattttaatcaaGAATATTACTGCACCATTGCATCTCTCTCTGCCAATTTACGAAATTCTGCAGTAAACTTGTTCTCACGTGTGATATCAACTAACGTGATTGAAACTGTCGCATTAGATAACGCTCCATCATCAACCAATGTTCTTATTTTTGTTCCGTAATCAGGAAACAATGGAAACGAACCACGACTTGGTTACCGTGTTCAGAGAGTACCTGGCGAAGAGCGTCAATCCATTTAATCTTTCCTTATTCATCAACTCATACATCAGGTAAGAGAACAGACTTTGGTAGAGTATCTCAGACTGGCAGACAAATTCAATTTATTAGTTGCCATGTTTAGAGAGTAGCTTGGTAAAGAGCTTTAATCCATTTAAACGGAGAATATTGTAATTAAAAGCCTCGTGGAATTCTACATCAATATGGAGATTTTAATACCATTGGAAAAAGTGTGTTTTCCTGAGCAACCATGTGCACCGTGAATATTACACAAGTGAACTAAACTATACACGGTGCATGTTGAGTTAACAGGAATTAACAGCCTTACgcataaattaaatttgaaaatcaaaacagTAACAGTAATGAAACAGCTTTTTATCTTGTTTAGGAAAGACAGATAATGTCAAATAGTGAAAAGAAAAGAATAGAAACTTCCAAGAtcagatcatgtttcataatgcATAGTGTTTTCCCCTTGAGGCATTGGTGTCAATGAATCAATGCATGCAATTAAAAACACTTTCATCTCTGTTTCAAAGTATACATGCAATTGAATGACATTGtggtaattccagttgaaatccatacaccccctatggaagacatgaccttaatctctcacacagtggGTGAAGATTTTAattggagtcatccattcaggtaaccccatttgaaattcacactctctgtgagTCAGGTCTTTcataagggatgtatggatttcaactagaatagcccattgttgagATGTAACAATCCTATTGTTGAGATGTAACAGTCCCATTGTTTCTCATTTTTAATGCCATTCCACAGCAGCAACATTTAGTAATATGAAACTCTGCCAACAAGATGTTAGAGTTTTCAATTGCTTCAACGAGGCAGTTGTGCGTTTATTGAAGAAATTGGGAAACAATGAAGACATTGCTATCATGCAGAATATCCGAGAGATTTCTTAGTATTTGAAACAAAACCAGTTCCATTtgccttatatatatatatatatactagcTTTACCCCAAGCCTACCTATATTTTCTACCCAAtaggaaagaaaaaacaagtgAGATGAAATGACATATCCCCTCTGACGCTGGTCTGAAGAGGTGCCTCAGTGGGTGGGCTTCCTATTATTATTTGAGCGTTCTTTATTCAGGGTAGCCCTATCAGTGCAAGGCACTGCTTTCCTAGGGTGCCATGTTGCAtacataaacacagccaaattaaaaagtctccagtagcTCCATCCCCATTtactcagagtctgatgagtttatggcaaaatcatttttataacaattttctatacattcatgaaagttcatctgtgttggtataaatcatgattttgatttaaacttttgatccaaacacaaggaaataattcctacctctgaaaattccgaggtaggaattatttccttgtgtttggatcaaaagtttaaatcaaaatcaattttctatacactttccttcgaaggttgataccaaatttgatatcaaaagtttaatcatcgtgagcagaggaacctttgtttggaaattcgtgcaattttaaaaatgacaatagggaattgtatcacgtagcggaaCTAGcatgagtgccaagaattacgttgCCTGAATAgaccggcaggttaaaggtttacccatgcatgtcaaaatgcaaatcaaacacctcgctctttcaattgtgcgcaggcatgtgtacaatgattcctgtacgggttgcttcaggccacataataagcttatacaatgcattgacttttgcgtggtcaattcgtaatttgtaatttttgaaattgcacgaatttccaaacaacagcTCCGATGCTcacaatgattaaacttttgatatcaaatttggtatcaaccttcgaaggaaagtgtatagaaaattattatacaaattatcttgccataaactcatcagactctgattaaatgggggcggaactactggagactttttaatttggctgtgtttagttcaTAAACAAGGTATGATAAGATAAAATTAAATACTATTTACaatacaattttaatttaaaaatatttgtgcagagaccaaaatgggcaaaatcaaCCTATTGAAATTAATTATTATAGCTAAGTATGTTATAGTTTTGCACATTCAGCTACACTCTTCCCTGACCCATCCCTCATTGTTGGGAGACtatagaaatgatgacgatgttgtccaaatcaacattgcaataggggagcggggaagaatgttggccaattaatgctttggtgtggcaacattttcagCCAGGATTGTAGCTTAAGTGCTGTACCCAACTGTGTGCACATCactctatatcaatacacatgatatgagtctcattttttgccaattataagccaaacaagtTACTGCGGCTTTCTTGATCACTGAGGCTAGTACCACAGAAAAGCGGTGATAACTTGCTTAGTTCTGCGAGAGCTCTGAACAAGAGTAATTAAGAACTACATTGAGTTGTAGGCTTATATTCCTAATATAAATGTCACACATATGGCCACACTGATAATTTGCATAACCTATACTTTCTTCCAATATACATgtttatcaatcattttgatgtgGTTACAGACGTTCAGATATGAGAATCAACAGAGAGCTGGACCCAACCAAACTGAAGAATACAAGAACATTGAAATGTGATGTGATGTTGATTGGTGGAGGGTCGTCACCACATATTGATGATACAGTGAGTACTTCATATGATAGGGACCAGTGGCTTGGCGTCATAGGAGGATGAGGGCGCCCCCTCCCCCAATCAatttcaaaatttagaaaatcccataggaaaattgccgtaGTAGTTGTACATTTATCAGGTCCAATTTCCAGGAGAAAACCTATGGAACTATTCAGAGCATGATAATGTAACTTGGCTGAAGAATATCACAGCATACAACAAGTGCTTTTTGGATGGATTATATCAATAAGTAGTGTTCTAAATAAGCTTAAGTTTTAAAGGATTGAAATCTATGGGCTGTCATCAGTTTTCATAGATCCAGactcaaattgtaaaatgttaGTGTTAGTCCAGGGTTGTACCTAGGacatttttagtgctgggtggtatttgctgaaaatcttgcatatttgacaatttgttgtcaaaattgatcaaattcttgactaattcagtaaatgtgtgcaattttggaccaaaattgCAGATGAGTGGTgagctccaaaactgagtggtgggctctgccgccATGCaacaccgcccactgtagctacaaccctgggtgTCACACTGGTCCACATTTGTTACACTTTCTTAGATTCTGTCAGAGAGTTATATTGAAGTTAGCGTAGCATCCATTTTACTGGCTTTTGGCCTGAGAGCCTGCTTTCTTTGGAACACTGTCAACAAGTTTTATGTGTAAGAACAGCTAGTGAAATGGTTGAAGCCAGGTGTTCCTGATTATTAGGGTGTGGGGTTTTTAAGTTGCTGGTCTACTTGTGGGTACGGCCTTACATTACATCTGTGGTACACCTAAGTGTAATGGCATTCAGGTAGGAAATAATTGTGATTTCAGAGCTGAGAAACCGGTACTAAAGTTACTAAACTGAATGTTTAGTCATTTGTACCATGGTTAAGATAGAAGTATCAAGTACTTGAAGCATTTTGACAGCGGTAGGTTAAGTGCACATTACATAAACAACgtttgtgacctgctcccacgaaaAGAGCGTACTGTCACAAGTTGGCGGTTTCGAGACTttccaattctcgcgtttcacaatacgatgcgccgccagcggttgattttggcagtcaaattttcgactccagagtcgacattgccgttctagctgctattgaattttcatgcgagtgtgataataaatatgttgaaaacagctccacaaaggattccctgtgatcaatagatagaaaataaatctactatagttgtaaattgttgttttagtgtgcattcacatgtaacatcattataatgacatttaaacccacaatgatgcatgttcctgtattgtattcgtattacgcgggctttggatgtcgactcgctttcccatgatgcactgcatattttggcctcgacccagcatcgtattgtgaaacgcgagaattgttgagttgttcttctttgtttgaagacacctgtatggTTAGTGgtatatcctttgtgaatggTGACATAATATGCTGTACTTTGTATTCAATTCTGTCATTCGCAAAGGACATAtataccactgccaatacaggtgtcttcaaacaaagatcatcaactcaacagttggaatgtCTCGAAACTCCCTACTTGCCGCTTTTCACTCATTACGTGGGAGCAGTTCACATTTGTTAAGGACATTGGAAGAAAAGATTATAATATGTGGATTAATTATCAATTAACAATATCAACAGGTTGAGATGAATGGTAGACTAAATCCAGCCAACTCAACATGGATCAAAATGTCCGACTGTGGAGGTATGATTCTGGAGGAGCAACCAGCCAAATTATGTGAATCATTCAGACTCTTCTTACAAGGAATGGGATATGGTAAGTCTATAATCTCATCAGTTTGCACAGATCACGTCACTAGTAAAATATATATGTAATATACATGGATAAAAAATGAATCTACAAGTAAAGAAATTGACCAGAAATAAATGTTTCGTCATTTGCATGCTTGCACCTTTAAGTGTAAGGCATTTCCAGAAAATTAGAACTTAGTAGATTAGGGTATAGTGttgtattgacctttgaccttagtcTTACCTCTCGTTTCATTAGTAATTGGAATTTACTAGTCATTGTACTTGTAGCTGTAGAGCTTGATTAATTAAAGCAAGAATGTAAATGCTTAGCTAACAAGCAGGCTTGTGTATAAATGCTGCACACAATAATACACAAATGGTGAATGGTGTTAGATTTAACCCTTTATGATATGGActtcttagggaccgttcacaaacacttgtaaggggggaccTGATGCCAAAAAatgtcatcgcgaaaatttttcagggccccctttacagacctcaaaaatttcaggccccccctttttgacatgaaaattgtgggtcaaccccatagaaaagcatataaactcaatttttccaggaaaatgtgtggtaaTTGTTTTTCAGGGCcctcccttaggagggtcaaaaaatttcagggcccccctttttgcatcatgccccccttacaagtgtttgtgaacggtcccttagtgctATGGGATCGTAAGGAAGACCTTTTAGCATGGTTCATCACTCTAATTTAATTGAACCATAGTTTTGATTGGGGAACatcccaaaagtttgatgatgttctataaatgaaagtgcttttgttaggaggctgacctcctctccccctctctccctTCCTCCTTGTAATgtaagtgtgaaaaattaaaaattccaaCCCCAAAAGATCAACTTGACCAATATTTTAACTGGTGTTTCACAAACGTCATTAGGCCTTTTGAACCCCTCCCCTCTACCGACAGAAGAATCATCAAGCTGTAAATTTGTTTCCTTGTATCAATGATATCAAGTGGATTACAGTAAACCAATAGTATGATCAATCCCAATCACATTGAGAAGTCTCTTGATATTACATCTATGTACATATATTAGaacataaaataaacaatattgtCATAATTTGAGTCACTTTTGGTAGATctaatggtctattccagttgaattccatccTATGGAAGAtgggaccttaatctcccacacaagggtgtagatttcaaatggaatcactcattctggtaaacccaattgaaattcacactttctGTGATTATGTGTTCCATACATGAGCATATGCttttaactggaatggcccaatagcTGCACTGCTTACAATGCACTAACATGCACGTGCACCTGACACAAATCATTGATGTCATAGCATAGCATAGTATAGACCTAGTATTGGTCATCATATTCAAACCTGGTATATACAGAAGATCTGATCCAACTAGTATGCACCTTCATCTTTCTTCATAGTGATTTCCTGGCTGTTTATAGCCCCTGGTGCAGTTCTAACATATCATACAGTAGGCGTACTCAAGGACATAGCATGAATCATATAATGGTTTGCAACAAACAAAACTTGTTGGATTGAAAGGGTACTATGTGGCTTAACTGTTGGAAACCACaaatattttaacttttattGTACTTGTACTATTGGATGAAATCCTTTACAAAGAAACCAAAGCTTTGTCAACATCA
This DNA window, taken from Amphiura filiformis chromosome 16, Afil_fr2py, whole genome shotgun sequence, encodes the following:
- the LOC140135605 gene encoding protein NDRG3-like isoform X1, which codes for MASYRKLDIDDSNAGGEVILQTKTLEAQVKDAGATHLNSDDMLMGISVTDTKPRDFDGFEESKAPLLNKGDTPSYEIEYVHTDFGTILVAVQGDKKKPAIITMHDIGLNHVSCFQGFFNFSDMQPILHNFCVYHVNAPGQEQGAAQLPEGFQYPEMEALSEIFTNVVEHFALKKFIGFGMGAGANLLARYELNHHEYVEGLVLVNCVSTQSTWTEWAQQKLSNFYLRGRGMTSYTQEYLLWHYFGRETMETNHDLVTVFREYLAKSVNPFNLSLFINSYIRRSDMRINRELDPTKLKNTRTLKCDVMLIGGGSSPHIDDTVEMNGRLNPANSTWIKMSDCGGMILEEQPAKLCESFRLFLQGMGYATTLMKIKTDVKHYEQEALKVSDVKCDINQPQVSAISC
- the LOC140135605 gene encoding protein NDRG3-like isoform X3, which encodes MSYTLLMRVMDPTDLEEVMLQVQVTDPMKGCDKWDDDSGRTPLVNWLNCNDTCEIEYVHTDFGTILVAVQGDKKKPAIITMHDIGLNHVSCFQGFFNFSDMQPILHNFCVYHVNAPGQEQGAAQLPEGFQYPEMEALSEIFTNVVEHFALKKFIGFGMGAGANLLARYELNHHEYVEGLVLVNCVSTQSTWTEWAQQKLSNFYLRGRGMTSYTQEYLLWHYFGRETMETNHDLVTVFREYLAKSVNPFNLSLFINSYIRRSDMRINRELDPTKLKNTRTLKCDVMLIGGGSSPHIDDTVEMNGRLNPANSTWIKMSDCGGMILEEQPAKLCESFRLFLQGMGYATTLMKIKTDVKHYEQEALKVSDVKCDINQPQVSAISC
- the LOC140135605 gene encoding protein NDRG3-like isoform X2 — translated: MASYRKLDIDDSNAGGEVILQTKTLEAQVKDAGATHLNSDDMLMGISVTDTKPRDFDGFEESKAPLLNKGDTPSYEIEYVHTDFGTILVAVQGDKKKPAIITMHDIGLNHVSCFQGFFNFSDMQPILHNFCVYHVNAPGQEQGAAQLPEGFQYPEMEALSEIFTNVVEHFALKKFIGFGMGAGANLLARYELNHHEYVEGLVLVNCVSTQSTWTEWAQQKLSNFYLRGRGMTSYTQEYLLWHYFGRETMETNHDLVTVFREYLAKSVNPFNLSLFINSYIRRSDMRINRELDPTKLKNTRTLKCDVMLIGGGSSPHIDDTVEMNGRLNPANSTWIKMSDCGGMILEEQPAKLCESFRLFLQGMGYVLRLRMSKPAPAVEPVNVPPPKYTAEPSPVMV